The window TACAATACAGGCGCATTCCAAAATTGCCCCAACGGCAAAGCTACAGATGCTGCTCTTAGCAGTCCCTGCAAAAATCTGATACGGCAGGGCAAATGGAAATAGTGACAATATAAATTTATTTACAGGCAGCATAGTAGCTATAGAGATGCAGATCACGCCAATGCCAAGAGAAATCCACATATTGCTGCACATGGAGGCAATCAGGAGAGACAGCAGGATCACCGGCAGCATTAATAAAAATGAATATAGAAAATTCTTTGAGATTTCTATAATGACGCCTCCCGAAGCCTGAAACCAATATGCGGTACAAAAAGCCACAGTCCCCCCTTCTATCAGCAAAACTGCTGCGCACATGGCCATCAGCAGGAAGGACTTTCCCAAAAACAATTTGCCCTCATCCACAGGCAGAGTACGCATTTTTTGTATGGCATTGCCCAAATATTCTGTATTATACATCACACATGCCCCTATGGTGACAAGCAGGATATTCAGCATGGCCATCATCTGCCAATTTGCCTCAAGGAGGATTTGGATCGGTGGTTTACTCTGCCCAGTATAAAGTTCTGCCCGGACAGCCATATTGACTATAGGCACCATGGCGGATAAAACGCCTCCAGCTATAATGGCCGGCACAAACCCCGTACGTTTTACCTTCTTATATTCTAAAGCCAAAATCATCTTATGCCACCTCTCACCCTATTATCTTCCTCAATCAAAGCCAGGAAGGTATCTTCCAGATTATCGGTGGGGTACCCCTGGGATGCAGCCTTTTGTCTCAGTCCTTCAATGGTGCCTTCAAATAAAAGGCGCCCGTGGTTCAGTATGCCAATATTATCTGCCATAAGTTCGATTTCTGAGAGCAGGTGGGAGGACACAAGCACCGTACAGTCAAACTTCTGGGGCAAAGAACGGATCAGCATCCTGATTTCATGGATACCCACAGGATCCAGGCCGTTCGTCGGCTCATCAAGGATGAGGATAGGTGGTTTGCCAATTAGGGCCCCTGCCAGTCCTAATCTTTGTTTCATGCCGAGTGAATACTTCTTTGCAAGGCGCTTTTTATATTGGGTAAGGCCAACCAGTTCAAGCGCCTCCTCCACGGAAGGTTTAGGAAGTCCTAAAATTTTACGGATAATCTCCAAATTTTCCTCTCCGCTAAGATTTCCATAAAATGCAGGCGCCTCAATCAAAGAACCTACTTCTCTCAGAATTTCAACACGATTTTCAGGAAATGACTTTCCATGAATTACAAAGGAACCCCTTGTCTGCTTTGTCAGTCCCAGGAACATCTTCATGGCTGTAGATTTTCCTGCTCCGTTAGGCCCGAGAAAACCATATACTGTCCCCTTTGGGATATGCAGGTTAATATCTGATACAGCTGTAAAGTCCTTATAGGATTTTGTTAAGTGTTTTGTCTCAATAATGTT of the Luxibacter massiliensis genome contains:
- a CDS encoding ABC transporter permease — its product is MILALEYKKVKRTGFVPAIIAGGVLSAMVPIVNMAVRAELYTGQSKPPIQILLEANWQMMAMLNILLVTIGACVMYNTEYLGNAIQKMRTLPVDEGKLFLGKSFLLMAMCAAVLLIEGGTVAFCTAYWFQASGGVIIEISKNFLYSFLLMLPVILLSLLIASMCSNMWISLGIGVICISIATMLPVNKFILSLFPFALPYQIFAGTAKSSICSFAVGAILECACIVALEIVFLKVRRLFV
- a CDS encoding ABC transporter ATP-binding protein is translated as MNIIETKHLTKSYKDFTAVSDINLHIPKGTVYGFLGPNGAGKSTAMKMFLGLTKQTRGSFVIHGKSFPENRVEILREVGSLIEAPAFYGNLSGEENLEIIRKILGLPKPSVEEALELVGLTQYKKRLAKKYSLGMKQRLGLAGALIGKPPILILDEPTNGLDPVGIHEIRMLIRSLPQKFDCTVLVSSHLLSEIELMADNIGILNHGRLLFEGTIEGLRQKAASQGYPTDNLEDTFLALIEEDNRVRGGIR